Proteins encoded by one window of Martelella endophytica:
- a CDS encoding carbohydrate ABC transporter permease — protein sequence MSAARTGPSLTLKTREAISGWLFVSPILAGFLIFFVGPLIAVFYYSTTEWNLLSQQSSFVGMDNYVDALTRNDTFWHVLGNSLIFAAGLVPLNMALALGLALALSKPMRGVVIFRTVFFAPVITSAVAWAIIWTFLLQHESGAVNQALSLVGIDGPNWLHEPRWAMASVIVTRVLKTVGLNMILYIAALQSIPRDYEEAARLEGANGWEIFRRITWPLLAPTTLVIMVITVVGSLKVFDHIYLMTGGGPQNATLVLAFYIYEQGFKFFNTGYASALAVVLFVLILALTILQMLLKAVRK from the coding sequence ATGTCCGCTGCCAGAACAGGGCCCTCCCTGACGCTGAAGACACGTGAAGCGATCTCAGGATGGCTCTTTGTAAGCCCGATATTGGCGGGTTTTCTGATCTTCTTCGTCGGCCCCCTGATTGCTGTCTTCTATTACTCCACCACGGAATGGAATCTGCTCAGCCAGCAATCCAGCTTCGTCGGCATGGACAATTACGTCGATGCGCTGACCCGCAACGACACGTTCTGGCATGTGCTCGGCAATTCGCTGATCTTCGCCGCCGGCCTTGTGCCGCTCAACATGGCTCTGGCGCTCGGCCTCGCGCTGGCGCTGTCGAAACCGATGCGCGGCGTCGTCATCTTCCGCACCGTGTTCTTCGCGCCCGTGATCACCTCCGCAGTTGCCTGGGCAATCATCTGGACCTTTCTGCTCCAGCATGAATCGGGCGCGGTCAATCAGGCGCTTTCGCTTGTCGGCATCGATGGGCCGAACTGGCTGCACGAACCGCGCTGGGCCATGGCCTCCGTTATCGTCACCCGCGTGCTGAAGACCGTCGGGCTCAACATGATCCTCTATATCGCGGCGCTGCAGTCGATCCCGCGCGACTATGAGGAGGCAGCAAGGCTCGAAGGCGCCAATGGCTGGGAGATCTTCCGCCGCATCACCTGGCCGCTTCTGGCGCCGACCACGCTGGTGATCATGGTGATTACCGTCGTCGGCTCGCTGAAGGTCTTCGACCATATCTATCTCATGACCGGCGGCGGACCGCAGAACGCCACGCTGGTGCTCGCCTTCTACATCTATGAACAGGGCTTCAAGTTCTTCAACACAGGCTATGCCTCCGCGCTCGCGGTGGTGCTGTTCGTACTCATTCTGGCGCTCACCATCCTGCAAATGCTTTTGAAGGCGGTGCGCAAATGA
- a CDS encoding carbohydrate ABC transporter permease, producing MNYRLQQKITRICWVVGLAALAIPFVFPFIWMLSGALKGQADVFASASLIPQTIHWSNFSEVFSYQPFARQYFNSLYIAVIVTTLTLFLSSMAGYALARLRFAGSALVLLLLISALMMPEEVTIIPNFFLMRELGLMNTHMPLILLPLFGSQGVMATFLMRQFFLALPKELEEAGRMDGLSRFGVYFKVALPLSKPALSAVGIITFLFSWNLFLEPLVFVNDIKLFTLPLALANFTDTYGLPLWHLQLAATALAVIPMLIVYILAQRQIVESFALSGVKG from the coding sequence ATGAACTACCGGCTACAACAGAAAATCACCCGGATCTGCTGGGTCGTCGGCCTCGCCGCGCTCGCCATCCCCTTTGTGTTTCCGTTCATCTGGATGCTCTCCGGCGCGTTGAAGGGACAGGCGGACGTCTTCGCCTCGGCTTCGCTGATCCCGCAAACCATCCACTGGTCGAACTTTTCCGAGGTCTTCTCCTACCAGCCGTTTGCGCGGCAATATTTCAACTCGCTCTATATCGCCGTGATCGTCACCACGCTCACGCTGTTCCTGTCATCGATGGCGGGCTATGCGCTGGCGCGGCTACGCTTTGCCGGTAGCGCGCTGGTGCTGCTTCTCTTGATCTCGGCGCTGATGATGCCGGAGGAAGTGACCATCATTCCGAACTTCTTCCTGATGCGGGAGCTCGGCCTGATGAACACCCACATGCCGCTGATCCTGCTGCCGCTGTTCGGCTCGCAGGGCGTGATGGCGACCTTCCTGATGCGCCAGTTCTTTCTCGCTTTGCCGAAGGAGCTGGAAGAAGCGGGCCGTATGGACGGGCTCTCTCGGTTCGGCGTCTATTTCAAGGTGGCACTGCCGCTGTCGAAACCGGCGCTTTCGGCCGTCGGCATCATCACCTTCCTGTTTTCGTGGAACCTCTTCCTCGAGCCGCTGGTCTTCGTGAACGACATCAAGCTCTTCACCTTGCCGCTGGCACTCGCAAACTTCACCGACACCTACGGCCTGCCGCTTTGGCACCTGCAGCTTGCAGCCACCGCGCTCGCCGTCATTCCCATGCTCATCGTCTACATTCTGGCCCAGCGCCAGATCGTCGAAAGCTTCGCCCTGTCAGGCGTGAAAGGATAA
- a CDS encoding FAD-dependent oxidoreductase codes for MKELTSDIVIIGGGLGGVAAALAALKLGRSVILTEEFKWLGGQLTTQAVPPDENPWIESDGSTASYRQLRAEIRNYYRRNYPLTDAARADENLNPGSGNVSPLCAEPRAGVVAIDALLAPWFATGRLTILMSAKPIAAETDGDRFTSVTVRSVEYGEMILTGRYFIDATELGDLLELGNVEHVIGAESQAETGEPAALAGAANPFDQQAVSWCFAMSYHPDEDHTIERPRDYDIWRDFKLDFWPDRQLSFIGPNPVTLEPDNRPLFVGDSDAKFAPDNWHYRRIFYRKNHAGNRYPSDICLVNWPQIDYCGGPIVGVSAEEAEKHLEGARQLSLSMLYWMQTEAPRHDGGYGYRGLKPAGAVMGTLDGLTIAPYIRESRRIKALFTVTENHVGIDAREGLTGAEQFADSVGVGSYRIDLHPSTAPRNYVDIANWPFQIPLGSLIPERVTNMLPACKNIGTTHLTNGCYRLHPVEWNIGESVGALAAYCIENDISPRGVRETADRLADFQHLLTSRFEVPLAWPQHIRETPRLELFGRVE; via the coding sequence ATGAAAGAACTGACCAGCGATATCGTCATCATCGGCGGTGGACTTGGCGGCGTGGCCGCGGCGCTTGCAGCGCTCAAACTCGGCCGCAGCGTCATCCTGACAGAGGAATTCAAATGGCTTGGCGGCCAGCTGACGACACAGGCCGTGCCGCCGGACGAAAATCCGTGGATCGAAAGCGATGGCTCGACGGCAAGCTATCGCCAGCTCCGCGCCGAAATCCGCAACTATTACCGCCGCAACTATCCGCTGACGGACGCGGCGCGCGCAGATGAAAACCTCAACCCGGGAAGCGGCAATGTCTCGCCACTCTGCGCCGAGCCGCGCGCCGGCGTTGTCGCCATTGACGCGCTTCTGGCGCCATGGTTTGCAACCGGCCGGCTGACCATCCTCATGTCGGCGAAACCCATTGCCGCGGAGACCGATGGCGATCGCTTCACCTCGGTCACCGTGCGCTCTGTCGAATATGGCGAAATGATCCTGACCGGCCGCTATTTCATCGATGCGACCGAACTCGGCGATCTTCTCGAACTTGGCAATGTCGAGCATGTCATCGGCGCCGAAAGCCAGGCCGAGACCGGCGAACCGGCAGCGCTTGCAGGTGCTGCCAACCCGTTCGACCAGCAGGCCGTCAGCTGGTGTTTCGCGATGAGCTATCATCCGGACGAGGACCACACCATCGAGCGCCCGCGCGACTACGATATCTGGCGCGACTTCAAGCTCGATTTCTGGCCCGACCGCCAGCTCTCCTTCATCGGCCCCAACCCGGTGACGCTGGAGCCGGACAACCGCCCGCTTTTCGTCGGCGACAGCGATGCAAAGTTCGCGCCCGACAACTGGCATTACCGGCGAATCTTCTACCGGAAGAACCATGCCGGCAACCGCTATCCATCCGATATCTGCCTCGTCAACTGGCCGCAGATCGACTATTGCGGCGGCCCGATTGTCGGCGTGTCCGCAGAAGAAGCGGAAAAGCATCTGGAAGGCGCCCGTCAATTGTCGCTTTCGATGCTCTACTGGATGCAGACGGAAGCGCCGCGCCATGACGGAGGCTACGGCTATCGCGGCCTGAAGCCGGCGGGTGCGGTCATGGGCACGCTCGATGGCCTGACGATCGCCCCCTATATCCGCGAGAGCCGCCGCATCAAGGCGCTGTTCACGGTCACCGAAAACCATGTCGGCATCGATGCCCGCGAGGGGCTTACGGGCGCAGAACAGTTTGCAGACAGTGTCGGCGTCGGTTCCTACCGTATCGATCTTCACCCCTCGACGGCGCCGCGCAATTATGTCGACATCGCCAACTGGCCGTTCCAGATCCCGCTCGGAAGTCTGATCCCCGAGCGGGTGACGAACATGCTGCCGGCCTGCAAGAATATCGGCACAACGCACCTCACCAATGGCTGCTATCGCCTCCATCCGGTGGAATGGAATATCGGCGAAAGCGTCGGTGCGCTCGCCGCCTATTGCATCGAAAACGACATCAGCCCGCGCGGCGTGCGCGAGACGGCGGACCGGCTTGCCGATTTCCAGCACCTGCTGACGAGCCGTTTCGAAGTGCCGCTCGCCTGGCCGCAGCATATCCGTGAAACACCGAGGCTCGAACTCTTCGGGCGCGTGGAGTAG
- a CDS encoding ABC transporter ATP-binding protein, translating to MAKLELKDIRKSYGSVEIIKGIDLNVEDGEFCVFVGPSGCGKSTLLRMIAGLEDITGGTLEIGGIRMNDIAPAKRGVAMVFQSYALYPHLTVRENIAFGLKVRKTPKERIEELVNEAVTMLQLEKLTERYPRELSGGQRQRVAIGRAIVGEPETFLFDEPLSNLDAELRVHMRTQISELHERLKRTMIYVTHDQVEAMTLADKIVLLRDGRIEQVGTPHDLYERPQNLFAAQFIGAPKMNIFDLSGRFEHLRATLQLDRDTRYCGIRPDNLAIAPQGEGAFTARVRLTEYLGNARLVHADIDAETPVILEQPAGTELAPGAEIALTARPEHIHGFKDDGNRVGRG from the coding sequence ATGGCAAAGCTTGAACTGAAAGACATCCGCAAGTCCTATGGCTCGGTCGAGATCATCAAGGGCATTGACCTTAACGTCGAGGACGGCGAATTCTGCGTTTTCGTCGGCCCGTCGGGCTGCGGCAAGTCCACCCTTCTGAGGATGATCGCGGGGCTGGAGGACATCACTGGCGGCACACTCGAAATCGGCGGCATCCGGATGAACGACATCGCGCCCGCCAAGCGCGGCGTCGCCATGGTGTTCCAGTCCTATGCGCTCTATCCGCATCTGACGGTCAGGGAGAACATCGCCTTCGGCCTGAAGGTCCGCAAGACGCCGAAGGAGCGCATCGAAGAATTGGTGAACGAGGCCGTCACCATGCTGCAGCTGGAAAAGCTCACCGAGCGCTATCCGCGCGAACTTTCCGGCGGTCAGCGCCAGCGCGTCGCCATCGGCCGCGCCATCGTCGGCGAGCCGGAGACCTTCCTCTTCGACGAGCCGCTGTCGAACCTCGATGCCGAGCTTCGCGTCCACATGCGCACCCAGATTTCGGAGCTGCATGAACGGCTGAAGCGCACAATGATCTACGTGACCCACGACCAGGTCGAGGCGATGACGCTCGCCGACAAGATCGTGCTCTTGCGCGATGGCCGCATCGAACAGGTCGGCACGCCGCATGATCTTTACGAGCGCCCGCAGAACCTCTTCGCCGCCCAGTTCATCGGCGCGCCGAAGATGAACATCTTCGATCTCAGCGGCCGTTTCGAGCATCTGCGCGCAACCCTTCAGCTCGACCGCGATACCCGCTATTGTGGCATCCGCCCGGACAACCTGGCAATCGCGCCCCAGGGCGAAGGGGCCTTCACCGCAAGGGTGCGGCTGACGGAATATCTCGGCAATGCACGCCTTGTGCACGCCGATATCGACGCGGAAACACCTGTCATCCTGGAGCAGCCGGCCGGAACCGAACTTGCACCGGGGGCCGAAATTGCGCTCACCGCCCGGCCGGAGCACATCCATGGCTTCAAGGACGATGGCAACCGGGTCGGCAGGGGTTGA